A window of Microcystis aeruginosa FD4 contains these coding sequences:
- a CDS encoding S1 family peptidase encodes MSRAIKRILAGVGSLLLGLSTPLLAVQSYAPALEPNQANAYSSQQRSEPQLRQLARAITVKVLSGQGWGSGILVEKQGASYKVLTNDHVLGRYRSQGWQIQTPDGKIHRGELVRTVRLNNYDLGLISFRSSQVYSIADLANVDDLAIGEQVFAAGFPFDGDRPTEEGFTFTLGKVSLLSDKSFSGGYQIGYTNKIKNGMSGGPLLNRQGKVIGINGIHAYPLWGKSYVFADGTVTSPALWEQMSRLSWAIPIQTFLQSGSSSLSASSPQQPSVSPPSLPTHREPTFSEDFSSPSPSTPREKNPARTPLW; translated from the coding sequence GTGAGTCGGGCGATAAAAAGAATTTTGGCTGGTGTGGGCAGTTTATTATTGGGACTGTCCACACCTTTGCTTGCTGTTCAAAGCTATGCTCCTGCTCTGGAACCTAACCAGGCCAATGCCTATAGCTCTCAACAACGTTCAGAACCACAGCTGCGTCAGTTAGCCAGAGCAATTACTGTTAAGGTGTTATCAGGGCAAGGCTGGGGTTCGGGCATTTTAGTCGAAAAACAGGGTGCTTCCTACAAAGTCCTCACTAATGACCATGTTTTAGGGCGGTATCGCTCTCAGGGTTGGCAAATACAAACCCCTGACGGCAAGATACATCGGGGGGAGTTGGTCAGAACAGTTCGCTTGAATAATTATGATTTAGGCTTAATTTCTTTTCGCAGTAGCCAAGTTTATTCTATTGCTGATTTGGCTAATGTCGATGATCTCGCTATCGGAGAGCAAGTTTTCGCCGCTGGTTTTCCCTTCGATGGCGATCGCCCGACAGAAGAGGGATTTACCTTCACCCTGGGTAAAGTGTCGCTTTTGAGTGATAAATCCTTTTCGGGAGGCTACCAAATCGGCTACACCAATAAGATTAAAAATGGTATGAGTGGCGGACCGCTGCTGAATCGGCAAGGTAAAGTTATTGGTATTAACGGGATTCATGCTTATCCTCTCTGGGGTAAATCCTACGTTTTTGCTGATGGAACGGTGACTTCACCAGCACTGTGGGAACAAATGAGTCGATTAAGTTGGGCGATTCCTATACAGACTTTTTTGCAATCGGGGTCATCTTCTCTATCTGCTTCCAGTCCGCAACAGCCCTCAGTTTCACCCCCATCGCTTCCCACCCATAGAGAACCCACTTTCTCGGAAGATTTTTCTTCTCCATCCCCGTCAACCCCAAGAGAAAAGAATCCCGCTCGCACACCACTCTGGTAA
- a CDS encoding COP23 domain-containing protein, giving the protein MKLQTLTKTLTIGLIGVGAALTLQSPSQAQTRFECLVPVTGPYVGVPTTYAKVGPNEYKAVIRWVSRYFSGSGYTPMQRCQEVTGRFNSLNTRPGGIDIITTGYLNGLPVIYSPSDGRERANSSNLLFTLKRGENATQKIEQLFDIREGASSSPLFESSSDSATVHFNKFLENAPAETNPATGSSSSPASGTSPEQSPQKPSGGSVW; this is encoded by the coding sequence ATGAAACTACAAACTTTGACAAAAACTCTGACTATTGGTCTGATTGGTGTAGGAGCTGCCTTGACCTTACAATCACCGAGCCAAGCTCAAACCAGATTCGAGTGTCTTGTACCAGTGACAGGCCCCTATGTAGGAGTTCCCACAACCTATGCCAAAGTCGGCCCTAATGAATACAAGGCTGTGATTCGTTGGGTTTCTCGTTATTTTAGTGGTTCCGGTTATACTCCCATGCAACGTTGTCAAGAAGTGACCGGAAGATTCAACAGCCTGAACACTCGACCGGGCGGAATTGATATTATTACCACTGGCTATCTCAATGGTCTGCCGGTCATCTATTCCCCTAGTGATGGGCGAGAACGGGCAAATAGCAGTAACCTATTATTCACCCTCAAGAGAGGGGAAAACGCAACCCAGAAAATCGAACAGCTATTCGACATCCGGGAGGGAGCCAGCAGCAGTCCTTTGTTTGAAAGCTCATCGGATTCTGCCACTGTCCATTTCAACAAATTCCTAGAAAACGCTCCCGCAGAAACAAATCCGGCTACCGGTTCGTCCTCTTCTCCAGCGTCGGGGACTTCTCCCGAACAATCGCCCCAAAAACCATCAGGCGGTTCTGTTTGGTAA
- a CDS encoding O-linked N-acetylglucosamine transferase, SPINDLY family protein codes for MNWHPDAYQALIAEDYPQVAAIYEELIDNNPENISDYWYLGVAYLLQNLEAAAQVMWQSIFREGNPEQVKQWQAELEAVLDAEARRQQSKGDLAAVEYLRYHLQEIVPKSINNLLALFDLALDLEIFDPEELLNYPIQDNLRYNPNQELLLNVVLKSLLYPHELTLNLAQASLPYLEELADSFIPQAFQIAARVTNEQQSPTFGVEIIKLCLQLRPNDLSLLEQLVNLYILAEDFDNSLITAYQLREICLTPTLKLYSNYLILLILLRWGVWQEIEHIYQEYQNLLQELTRQKNITLEPIIKTSFLNISSPLPYLGDRALANRQLTNRIAEIFLDNNSLKTSFITIKKVQEKLTIGYLASTLKHHSVGWLSRWLIHHHDREKFQIAIYTINQEEDEITRQWFRDSRDIIRHFPYAQNPLEVAQQIQQDRIDILVDLDSLTHNLTNQIIALKPAAKQVTWLGWDASGLATIDYYIADPYVLPQQAEEYYREKICRLPETYLAVDGFEIGTPNLCREDLEIPPDATIYFSVQSGMKRHPDTIKLQMKILAQVPNSYFLIKGVGKTEKIQELFTEIAIREGVNPQRLRFLPRDIDEYTHRANLQIADVVLDTYPYNGATTSLEVLWQGIPLVTLVGEQFSARNSYTFMINAGIEAGIGWNEAEYIDWGVKLGLDRSLRQDISHQLLGNRDIAPLWQGKKFAENMENAYLKIWEGN; via the coding sequence ATGAATTGGCATCCTGACGCTTATCAAGCTTTAATTGCTGAAGATTATCCTCAAGTTGCGGCAATCTACGAGGAACTAATCGATAACAATCCCGAAAATATTTCTGACTATTGGTACTTGGGAGTTGCCTATCTTCTGCAAAATTTAGAAGCAGCAGCGCAGGTGATGTGGCAAAGTATTTTCAGGGAAGGAAATCCCGAACAAGTTAAGCAATGGCAAGCAGAATTAGAAGCAGTTTTAGACGCAGAAGCGCGACGACAACAAAGCAAAGGTGATCTGGCAGCTGTAGAATATCTTCGCTATCATCTACAGGAAATTGTTCCCAAGTCAATTAATAATTTATTAGCTTTATTCGACTTAGCTTTAGATTTAGAAATATTTGATCCAGAAGAACTTCTTAATTATCCTATTCAAGACAATCTCAGATATAATCCTAATCAAGAATTGCTTTTAAATGTAGTTCTCAAAAGTCTTTTATATCCCCACGAATTAACTTTAAATTTAGCTCAAGCAAGTTTACCCTACCTAGAGGAATTAGCTGATAGTTTTATCCCGCAAGCTTTTCAGATAGCAGCACGAGTCACTAACGAGCAACAAAGTCCCACTTTTGGAGTGGAAATTATTAAACTTTGTCTGCAATTAAGACCAAATGATCTGAGTCTTTTAGAACAGTTAGTTAACCTCTATATTTTAGCCGAAGACTTTGATAATTCTTTGATAACTGCCTATCAATTGCGAGAAATTTGTCTAACTCCAACCCTAAAGTTATACAGTAATTATCTAATTTTGTTAATACTTTTGCGCTGGGGAGTTTGGCAAGAAATTGAGCATATTTATCAAGAATATCAGAATTTATTACAGGAATTAACCCGTCAAAAAAATATCACTTTAGAACCGATTATTAAAACTAGCTTTCTCAATATTTCTAGTCCCCTACCCTACCTAGGCGATCGAGCTTTAGCCAATCGACAATTAACTAATCGCATTGCCGAAATTTTCCTTGATAATAATAGCTTAAAAACTTCTTTTATTACTATAAAAAAAGTTCAAGAAAAACTAACGATTGGTTATCTTGCTAGTACCTTAAAACATCATTCTGTCGGTTGGTTAAGTCGCTGGTTAATTCACCATCACGATCGAGAAAAATTTCAAATAGCCATCTATACTATTAACCAAGAAGAAGATGAAATTACCCGTCAATGGTTCCGGGATAGCCGAGATATTATCCGTCATTTTCCCTACGCTCAAAATCCCCTAGAAGTTGCCCAACAAATTCAACAAGATCGGATAGATATTCTAGTAGATTTAGACAGTTTAACCCATAATCTCACCAATCAGATTATCGCCCTGAAACCTGCGGCAAAACAAGTGACTTGGTTAGGTTGGGATGCTTCTGGATTAGCAACTATTGATTACTATATCGCCGATCCCTACGTTTTACCCCAGCAAGCGGAGGAATATTATCGAGAAAAAATCTGTCGTTTACCAGAGACATATTTAGCAGTGGATGGTTTTGAAATCGGCACTCCCAATCTCTGTCGAGAAGATTTAGAAATTCCCCCCGATGCTACCATCTATTTTTCCGTACAAAGTGGCATGAAACGCCATCCTGATACCATTAAACTTCAGATGAAAATTCTCGCACAAGTCCCTAATAGTTATTTTCTGATTAAGGGAGTCGGTAAGACTGAAAAAATTCAAGAATTATTTACTGAAATAGCGATTCGGGAGGGAGTTAATCCCCAAAGATTGCGGTTTTTACCGAGAGATATAGATGAATATACCCATCGCGCTAATTTACAGATTGCCGATGTGGTGTTAGATACCTATCCCTACAATGGCGCTACCACCAGCTTAGAAGTTTTATGGCAAGGAATCCCTTTAGTTACATTGGTAGGAGAACAATTTTCTGCGCGCAATAGTTATACTTTTATGATTAATGCTGGTATTGAAGCCGGAATTGGCTGGAATGAGGCAGAATATATCGACTGGGGAGTAAAATTAGGACTCGATCGCTCCCTTCGTCAAGACATCAGCCATCAACTGTTAGGAAATCGTGACATAGCTCCCCTCTGGCAAGGGAAAAAATTCGCTGAAAATATGGAAAATGCCTATCTAAAAATCTGGGAGGGAAATTGA
- a CDS encoding PIN domain-containing protein yields MKRVLFDSDVLLDVLGKREPHFQASAQALNTVKTGKTQGYISGHAVTNIYYILSRKNGREVSRKLVISILENLQVARVTDAIIRQALTSPMKDFEDAVTSAVAESEGLEIIITRNLRDFAASPVPAMLPVDFLSIL; encoded by the coding sequence GTGAAACGAGTCTTATTCGACAGTGATGTATTGCTAGATGTTTTGGGTAAGCGTGAACCACATTTTCAAGCATCTGCACAAGCATTAAATACAGTTAAGACAGGTAAAACTCAAGGATATATTTCTGGTCATGCCGTCACTAATATTTATTATATTTTGTCTAGAAAAAACGGAAGAGAAGTCTCAAGAAAATTGGTGATAAGTATTCTAGAGAATTTGCAAGTTGCTAGGGTGACAGATGCAATAATTAGGCAAGCATTGACAAGTCCGATGAAAGATTTTGAAGATGCCGTTACCAGTGCCGTTGCTGAATCTGAAGGTCTAGAAATAATCATAACGCGAAACCTAAGAGATTTTGCCGCTTCCCCCGTTCCCGCAATGCTACCAGTAGATTTTTTATCGATTCTTTAA
- a CDS encoding isocitrate/isopropylmalate family dehydrogenase, with the protein MTENIPTIVVMHGDQTGEELLLEALRVLQPSIIRQPLNFADFDLSLAQRRQSNNQVVYEAAEATLKTGLALKAATITPEIKGDVGSPNAILREAMNSQVILRIGRRIPGIRPIGGVYSPIAIVRMAVDDAYGAKEWRETTATGDEIAYRTSRISRATSRAVAEFTFQQAKKTGARVFGGPKFTVSATYEGMFKEELDAAAQRHPEVRYQPLLIDATFALLLQTDGEALVIPALNRDGDLLSDFVLQLYGSIAGAESLVLGFDEETLAVKTIMAEAPHGTAPALEGKNIANPMAMILASAALLGYIETSEARKASRAIYESVFETIHEGKKTPDLGGQMTMSEFTDEVIRRVVSKLEVWSALG; encoded by the coding sequence TGCACGGCGACCAAACTGGAGAAGAACTATTACTAGAAGCCCTGAGAGTATTGCAACCTTCGATAATTCGTCAACCGCTTAACTTTGCCGATTTTGATCTTAGTTTAGCCCAGCGTCGCCAGAGTAACAATCAAGTGGTTTATGAGGCCGCCGAAGCGACTCTCAAAACCGGATTAGCCCTGAAAGCTGCTACTATTACCCCAGAAATCAAAGGAGATGTGGGCAGTCCCAACGCTATTTTAAGAGAAGCAATGAATTCTCAGGTAATTCTCCGCATCGGTCGCCGTATCCCCGGTATTCGTCCGATTGGGGGCGTTTATTCTCCCATTGCCATTGTCCGCATGGCCGTTGACGATGCCTACGGGGCCAAAGAATGGCGAGAAACCACGGCCACCGGCGATGAAATTGCCTATCGTACCTCGCGCATTTCTAGGGCTACCAGTCGCGCTGTGGCCGAGTTTACCTTTCAACAGGCCAAAAAAACCGGGGCGCGGGTATTTGGCGGCCCAAAATTCACCGTCAGTGCCACCTACGAAGGGATGTTTAAAGAGGAATTAGACGCAGCAGCCCAAAGACATCCGGAAGTACGTTATCAACCCCTGTTAATTGATGCAACTTTTGCCCTACTTTTACAAACCGACGGCGAAGCTTTGGTGATTCCGGCACTTAATCGCGATGGCGATTTATTATCGGATTTTGTCTTGCAACTCTATGGCAGTATTGCCGGGGCCGAAAGTTTAGTTTTGGGATTTGATGAGGAGACTTTAGCGGTTAAAACTATTATGGCAGAAGCTCCCCACGGCACAGCCCCCGCTTTAGAGGGCAAAAATATTGCTAATCCCATGGCGATGATTTTAGCCTCGGCAGCTTTGTTAGGTTATATCGAAACTAGCGAAGCGCGCAAGGCTTCTCGGGCAATTTATGAAAGTGTCTTTGAAACTATTCACGAGGGCAAAAAAACCCCCGATTTAGGGGGCCAAATGACCATGAGTGAGTTTACCGATGAGGTGATTCGTCGCGTGGTCAGTAAGTTAGAAGTTTGGTCTGCTTTGGGGTAA
- a CDS encoding potassium channel family protein, which produces MSISEDKYRRLRQELIGGIFALIVVFLLGTLWYHLIEGWSLLDSAYMTISTLATVGFGEINPLGERGRLFTMVLIIMGVVSIGYIVNRLTEALIQGYFQEGLKQRQEKRVIDRLSEHYIICGLGRTGRQVAIEFYAENIPFVVIDTDPLQVNRAKELNYIVIQGDATLDKSLQMAGIERAICIVAALTSDAENLYTVLSAKTLNPKIRAIARASTEEAVQKLQRAGADAVVSPYITGGRRLAAAALRPQVMDFVDGILTGTDRAFYMEEFLIDPKTCPCVGLSLSQAQLRSRSGALVLAIRRADGTLIGGPTGDTELMAGDLLICMGTAEQLRNLTQILIPMRSDGLRLPKH; this is translated from the coding sequence TTGTCTATCAGTGAAGATAAATACCGTCGTCTGCGTCAGGAATTAATCGGGGGAATTTTTGCCCTGATCGTGGTGTTTTTGCTAGGTACGCTTTGGTATCATCTGATCGAGGGTTGGAGTTTGCTAGATTCGGCCTATATGACGATTAGTACCCTCGCTACCGTCGGTTTTGGCGAAATTAATCCCCTAGGTGAACGGGGACGATTGTTTACAATGGTTTTGATTATCATGGGAGTAGTCAGCATCGGTTATATTGTTAATCGCTTGACCGAAGCTTTAATTCAAGGCTATTTTCAAGAGGGACTCAAACAGAGACAGGAGAAACGCGTGATCGATCGACTATCAGAACACTATATCATCTGTGGTTTGGGTCGCACGGGGAGACAGGTAGCGATCGAATTTTACGCAGAAAATATTCCTTTTGTAGTCATTGATACAGACCCCCTACAGGTAAATCGGGCCAAAGAATTAAATTATATTGTTATTCAAGGGGATGCCACCTTAGATAAATCTTTACAAATGGCAGGAATTGAACGCGCTATTTGTATTGTGGCCGCTTTAACTTCCGATGCGGAGAATTTATATACAGTTTTGTCTGCTAAAACTCTTAATCCGAAAATTCGCGCCATTGCTAGGGCCAGTACCGAGGAAGCAGTACAAAAATTACAACGGGCCGGGGCCGATGCGGTGGTATCTCCCTATATTACCGGAGGAAGAAGATTAGCAGCGGCCGCCCTACGTCCCCAAGTAATGGATTTTGTCGATGGTATTTTAACCGGGACCGATCGAGCGTTTTATATGGAAGAATTTTTAATCGATCCGAAGACTTGTCCCTGTGTGGGTTTAAGTCTTAGTCAAGCACAGTTAAGATCTCGATCGGGGGCGTTAGTTTTGGCTATACGTCGCGCTGATGGTACACTTATTGGCGGACCGACTGGAGATACGGAATTAATGGCTGGGGATCTGTTAATTTGTATGGGAACAGCCGAACAATTACGCAATCTAACTCAGATTTTAATCCCCATGCGATCGGATGGTTTACGTTTACCGAAGCATTAG
- a CDS encoding aspartate aminotransferase family protein codes for MSPETLLEPTLVDPTPNLNPNQPFDRDSFNSYVMNTYGRFPIAIAKGLGCLLWDTSGKQYLDFVAGIATCTLGHAHPALIAVVSQQIQKLHHVSNLYYIPEQGELAKWIVDHSCADKVFFCNSGAEANEAAIKLVRKYAHTVLDFLEQPVILTAHASFHGRTLATITATGQPKYQKDFEPLMPGFAYIPYNDIEAVENAIADLDEGNRRVAAIMLEPLQGEGGVRPGDIEYFQRLRQICDENNILLVFDEVQVGVGRTGKLWGYENLGVEPDIFTSAKGLAGGIPIGAMMCKKFCDVFEPGSHASTFGGNPFACASALTVLQTIERDHILENVQQRGEQLRARLRVIASQYPHLFVDVRGWGLINGLEINSESELVSSTIVNAALAEGLLIAPAGPKVLRFVPPLIVSETEVDEAMDKLEAAIAKVV; via the coding sequence GTGAGTCCAGAAACCCTTTTAGAACCAACCTTAGTTGATCCCACTCCCAATTTAAACCCGAATCAACCCTTCGATCGAGATAGTTTTAACAGCTATGTGATGAATACTTATGGTCGCTTTCCCATTGCGATCGCCAAAGGGTTAGGCTGTCTTCTCTGGGATACTTCCGGGAAACAATACCTTGATTTTGTCGCGGGAATTGCCACCTGTACCCTCGGTCACGCGCACCCTGCTTTAATTGCAGTGGTTAGTCAGCAAATCCAAAAACTCCATCATGTCTCGAATTTATACTATATTCCCGAACAAGGAGAACTAGCTAAATGGATTGTCGATCATTCCTGCGCTGATAAGGTCTTTTTCTGTAATTCTGGTGCGGAAGCGAACGAAGCGGCGATTAAATTAGTACGGAAATATGCCCATACGGTGCTAGATTTCCTCGAACAGCCGGTTATTTTAACCGCTCACGCTAGTTTTCACGGTCGGACTTTAGCTACCATCACCGCAACCGGTCAACCGAAGTACCAAAAAGATTTTGAACCCCTGATGCCGGGGTTTGCCTATATTCCCTATAATGATATCGAAGCGGTGGAAAATGCGATCGCTGATCTCGATGAGGGTAATCGTCGGGTGGCTGCGATTATGTTGGAACCGCTGCAGGGTGAAGGGGGAGTTCGTCCGGGGGATATCGAATATTTCCAACGTTTACGGCAAATTTGCGACGAAAATAACATTTTGCTTGTCTTTGATGAAGTACAGGTGGGAGTCGGAAGAACTGGTAAACTCTGGGGTTATGAGAATTTAGGAGTAGAACCGGATATTTTCACTTCTGCTAAGGGTTTAGCGGGGGGTATTCCCATCGGTGCGATGATGTGCAAAAAATTCTGTGATGTGTTTGAACCGGGTAGTCATGCGAGTACCTTTGGGGGTAATCCTTTCGCTTGTGCCTCAGCTTTAACAGTATTACAAACCATTGAACGGGATCATATTCTCGAAAATGTCCAGCAGCGAGGGGAACAATTACGCGCCCGTTTACGCGTGATTGCTTCTCAATATCCCCATCTATTTGTTGATGTGCGCGGTTGGGGTTTAATTAATGGTCTGGAAATTAATTCAGAAAGTGAGTTAGTTTCTTCTACTATTGTTAATGCTGCCCTAGCAGAGGGTTTATTAATTGCTCCGGCCGGTCCGAAAGTTCTCCGTTTTGTCCCTCCTTTAATTGTCTCGGAAACAGAAGTAGATGAGGCTATGGATAAACTAGAAGCAGCGATCGCTAAAGTGGTTTAA
- a CDS encoding tetratricopeptide repeat-containing S1 family peptidase has product MSNNFLKISAALVSIAVFVVSPQIAKASTTEQLEKTAEKITVLIPSEEEGANGKITANGSGSIIAKEGRVYTVLTASHVICKDARDACKFYYDQLKIITWDGKQYPLDYNSIKKLPGVDLALVQFQSDQNYQLATLGNYQVADEQFIFASGWPDPKFIGKRKRLFNVGKVLPKDITPLLKIFPPELGYEIVYTSVTYGGMSGGPVLDINGRVIAVHGQNEAEKIEKVPVPIGFSLAIPITTFLKLAPQSGIQGQINVENSPPNALSFQEIGDELYKAFEVPNKNDTNPLNWLNQGNKMWRLGQLALAYAAYEKALQLDSQLYQAWYGKGLVLTYWKRPQEALAAYEQALKINPDSDTAKKLRDKLQESLGGRNTPPVTPSQPTTAPTVEPSPQPSNPRRLW; this is encoded by the coding sequence ATGAGCAACAATTTCTTGAAAATTTCCGCCGCCCTAGTTAGTATAGCGGTGTTTGTGGTTTCTCCTCAGATTGCTAAGGCATCAACAACTGAGCAGCTAGAAAAAACTGCTGAAAAGATTACCGTTTTAATCCCCTCAGAAGAAGAGGGGGCGAATGGGAAAATTACTGCTAATGGCTCTGGATCAATTATTGCCAAAGAAGGAAGGGTTTATACTGTTCTTACTGCTAGTCATGTAATCTGTAAAGATGCTAGAGATGCCTGCAAGTTCTATTACGATCAACTAAAAATTATTACCTGGGATGGCAAGCAATATCCGCTCGATTACAATAGCATCAAAAAATTACCAGGAGTAGATCTAGCTCTCGTGCAGTTTCAGAGCGACCAAAATTATCAATTAGCTACCTTGGGTAACTATCAAGTAGCTGACGAACAATTTATTTTTGCTTCTGGATGGCCAGATCCGAAATTTATCGGCAAGCGGAAACGATTGTTCAATGTGGGGAAAGTGCTACCCAAGGACATTACACCCTTGCTGAAAATATTTCCTCCGGAGTTGGGGTATGAGATAGTTTATACCAGTGTCACCTATGGGGGCATGAGTGGCGGTCCAGTGTTGGATATCAATGGACGAGTCATCGCAGTTCACGGACAAAATGAAGCCGAAAAAATCGAAAAGGTTCCCGTGCCAATTGGCTTTAGTCTCGCTATTCCCATCACTACTTTTTTGAAATTAGCACCCCAGTCTGGCATTCAAGGGCAGATAAATGTCGAAAATTCGCCCCCCAATGCCTTATCTTTCCAAGAAATTGGGGATGAATTATACAAGGCTTTTGAAGTTCCCAATAAGAACGATACTAATCCCCTAAACTGGCTTAATCAAGGCAATAAAATGTGGCGGTTAGGACAATTAGCCCTCGCCTATGCCGCCTATGAAAAAGCCCTGCAACTCGATTCTCAACTCTATCAAGCTTGGTACGGTAAAGGTCTGGTCTTGACCTACTGGAAACGCCCCCAAGAGGCACTCGCTGCCTACGAACAAGCTCTCAAAATTAATCCTGACTCCGATACCGCCAAAAAACTGCGCGACAAGCTCCAAGAATCTTTAGGGGGAAGAAATACCCCTCCTGTAACCCCCTCACAGCCAACCACCGCGCCCACCGTCGAGCCTTCACCACAGCCCTCTAATCCGAGAAGACTATGGTGA
- a CDS encoding Uma2 family endonuclease produces the protein MITSEPIYSLPKTPPLENGDQLSRQEFERRYQNLSEVKKAELIEGIVYMSSPVRVQSHGEPHSDILTWLGVYKAATIGVMSADNTTVRLDADNEVQPDALLRIKIAGQSTISDDDYIEGAPELIVEIAASTASYDLHNKWRVYRRNQVQEYLVWRVYERQLDWFRLNGGEYIKLEPDSRGIIYSQGFPGLWLDVNALLAGNLGQVLTVLQQGLASQEHQDFLKKLSQKTNN, from the coding sequence ATGATCACTTCTGAACCTATTTATTCTCTCCCTAAAACCCCTCCTTTAGAAAATGGTGATCAACTAAGTCGCCAAGAATTTGAGCGTCGTTATCAGAACCTTTCTGAAGTAAAAAAAGCCGAATTAATTGAAGGAATAGTTTATATGTCTTCTCCTGTACGAGTGCAGAGTCATGGAGAACCTCATTCTGATATTTTAACTTGGTTAGGGGTCTATAAAGCTGCCACAATTGGGGTGATGTCTGCGGATAATACTACAGTGCGTCTGGATGCAGATAATGAGGTACAACCGGATGCTTTACTAAGAATTAAAATTGCTGGACAATCAACTATTAGTGACGATGATTATATCGAAGGTGCGCCAGAATTAATCGTAGAAATCGCCGCTTCTACTGCTTCCTATGATCTCCACAATAAATGGCGAGTTTATCGTCGTAATCAAGTGCAAGAATATCTTGTTTGGCGAGTTTATGAACGTCAATTAGATTGGTTCCGATTAAATGGTGGAGAATATATTAAACTTGAACCCGATAGTCGAGGGATAATTTACTCGCAGGGTTTCCCCGGTCTTTGGTTAGATGTTAATGCTTTATTAGCGGGTAACTTAGGACAGGTTTTGACAGTTTTACAGCAAGGTTTAGCCAGTCAAGAACATCAAGATTTTCTGAAAAAATTATCTCAAAAAACTAATAATTGA